A window from Sphingobium sp. EM0848 encodes these proteins:
- the rpmG gene encoding 50S ribosomal protein L33, protein MAKPATVKIRLVSSADTGFFYVTKKNPRTKTEKLSFRKYDPVVRKHVEFKEAKIK, encoded by the coding sequence ATGGCCAAGCCAGCAACCGTCAAGATTCGCCTCGTCAGCTCGGCTGACACCGGCTTCTTCTACGTCACCAAGAAGAATCCGCGCACCAAGACCGAGAAGCTGAGCTTCCGGAAGTACGACCCGGTCGTGCGCAAGCATGTCGAGTTCAAGGAAGCCAAGATCAAGTGA
- a CDS encoding TMEM165/GDT1 family protein: protein MDALLIALLGCLMGEIGDKGQLLALALATRFRRDGAVIAGIAAAAIANAAIGAAAGAFLAPMLGSDARLLFLALALIFLAIAMIWPVKQPDPLANWRLGPFFTTALGLFILGFGDGAQFLILGIATRTADPLLAATGGAIGIVAATVPVVLLREQLFRALPLRAIRVGGGVLMLLVGLVVTVAALHLG, encoded by the coding sequence ATGGACGCATTGCTGATCGCGCTGCTCGGCTGCCTGATGGGGGAAATCGGCGACAAGGGGCAATTGCTGGCCCTGGCGCTGGCCACCCGTTTCCGGCGGGACGGCGCGGTGATCGCGGGCATCGCCGCCGCCGCCATCGCCAATGCCGCCATCGGGGCCGCTGCGGGGGCCTTTCTGGCGCCCATGCTCGGGTCCGACGCGCGGCTGCTGTTCCTGGCGCTGGCCCTGATCTTCCTCGCCATCGCCATGATCTGGCCCGTCAAGCAGCCCGATCCGTTGGCGAACTGGCGACTGGGACCGTTTTTCACGACCGCGCTGGGGCTGTTCATCCTGGGCTTTGGCGATGGCGCTCAGTTCCTCATCCTGGGGATCGCCACCCGCACCGCCGATCCTCTGCTGGCGGCAACCGGCGGCGCGATCGGCATCGTCGCTGCGACCGTGCCCGTCGTCCTGCTGCGCGAACAGTTGTTCAGGGCACTTCCGCTCCGCGCCATCCGTGTTGGCGGCGGCGTGCTGATGCTGCTTGTCGGCCTGGTGGTGACGGTGGCGGCGCTGCACCTTGGCTGA
- a CDS encoding Dps family protein — protein MTSPDLQTPTDLRSNATKSVAQALNGVLADSYALYFKTKNFHWHVSGPHFRDYHLMFDDQATQILATTDLIAERVRKTGNTTLRSIGDISRHQSVKDNDADYVTPGDMLKELREDNLKLVEALRAAKAAATDAGDNATEGIIDDWTDQAEERAWFLFEAGRNA, from the coding sequence ATGACCTCCCCCGACCTTCAGACCCCAACGGACCTCCGCAGCAACGCGACCAAATCGGTCGCGCAGGCGCTGAACGGCGTGCTCGCGGACAGCTATGCCTTGTATTTCAAGACCAAGAATTTCCACTGGCACGTCTCCGGCCCGCATTTCCGCGACTATCACCTGATGTTCGACGATCAGGCGACGCAGATCCTGGCCACCACCGACCTGATCGCGGAGCGCGTGCGCAAGACCGGCAACACCACGCTGCGCTCGATCGGCGATATTTCGCGCCACCAGTCGGTCAAGGACAATGACGCCGACTATGTGACCCCCGGCGACATGCTGAAGGAACTGCGCGAGGACAATCTGAAGCTGGTCGAGGCCCTGCGCGCCGCCAAGGCCGCCGCCACGGACGCGGGCGACAACGCGACCGAAGGCATTATCGACGACTGGACCGACCAGGCCGAGGAACGCGCCTGGTTCCTTTTCGAAGCTGGCCGCAACGCCTGA
- a CDS encoding GreA/GreB family elongation factor, whose protein sequence is MSVAFRRESDEEHLEPTFEIPLPPGPNWVTARGLRLTREKVEALEAVETDGMAEEDAKKHKRELRYWRTRLATAELRPVPDGEAVAFGSRVTYRLNGKEKQITIVGDDEAEPAEGRIAFSAPLARAMMDAEEDEAVDFGGKPGAIMIVAIEAVVEE, encoded by the coding sequence ATGAGTGTCGCCTTTCGTCGCGAGAGTGACGAGGAGCATCTGGAACCCACTTTCGAGATTCCGTTGCCGCCCGGCCCCAATTGGGTGACGGCGCGCGGCCTGCGGCTGACGCGGGAGAAGGTGGAGGCGCTGGAGGCGGTCGAAACCGATGGCATGGCCGAGGAGGACGCCAAGAAGCACAAGCGCGAGTTGCGCTATTGGCGGACGCGCCTTGCGACGGCGGAATTGCGGCCGGTGCCGGATGGAGAGGCCGTCGCCTTCGGCAGCCGCGTGACCTATCGGCTGAATGGCAAGGAGAAGCAGATCACCATCGTCGGCGATGATGAGGCGGAGCCGGCGGAAGGGCGCATTGCCTTTTCCGCGCCGCTCGCCCGCGCGATGATGGATGCCGAAGAGGATGAGGCCGTCGATTTTGGTGGCAAGCCTGGGGCGATCATGATCGTCGCCATTGAAGCGGTTGTGGAGGAATAA
- the cobT gene encoding cobaltochelatase subunit CobT: MADRSPLDAFKDVLSGAARSIARDAEVEVNFTADTPHMAGKAIKVPTPGRNLPADQVALARGFADANALKLRHHNAKVHGAAAPSDAVARAVYDAVEQARVEAIGSRAMAGVRANLNHALDLRLKSDPIRRARSADEVPLSTALALKVRERLTGQAIPRDVASGMAMVDQWIEEKAGADLDALSMAIDDQRAFQKLTSAMLEHLQLVDADTPPETDDSEPQEEGEDEEQQQEDGDSGEDEAGDSDAFAEARAEDQGGDTEEGETEYSDEFDADSDEGADDMGEEGMMPVRPNRPMGDLPPGFDYKPYTQLHDEVVTAEDLCDEDELLRLRGFLDQQLVSLQGAVTKLANRLQRRLMAQQSRSWDFDQEEGLLDAARLARIVIDPTRSLSYKIERDTEFRDTVVTLLIDNSGSMRGRPISIAAISADIMARTLERCGVKTEILGFTTRAWKGGQSREDWLAAGRPPMPGRLNDLRHIVYKKADEPWRRARKNLGLMMREGLLKENIDGEALLWAHNRLIARNEERRILMVISDGAPVDDSTLSVNSGTYLERHLRQVIEWIENRSPVQLVAIGIGHDVTRYYRRAVTIMDAEQLGGTMVEQLAGLFDED; encoded by the coding sequence ATGGCCGACCGTTCGCCCCTCGATGCTTTCAAGGACGTGCTGTCCGGCGCGGCGCGGTCGATCGCGCGCGACGCGGAGGTGGAGGTGAACTTCACCGCCGACACGCCGCATATGGCGGGCAAGGCGATCAAGGTGCCGACGCCGGGCCGCAATCTCCCTGCCGATCAGGTGGCGCTGGCGCGGGGTTTTGCCGATGCCAATGCGCTGAAATTGCGGCATCATAATGCGAAGGTCCATGGCGCTGCCGCGCCGTCCGATGCCGTGGCGCGGGCGGTCTATGACGCGGTCGAGCAGGCGCGGGTGGAGGCCATCGGCTCGCGGGCCATGGCCGGGGTTCGGGCGAACCTCAACCACGCGCTCGATCTCCGGTTGAAATCCGATCCCATCCGCCGGGCGCGTTCGGCCGACGAAGTGCCTTTGTCCACGGCGCTGGCGCTCAAGGTACGGGAGAGGCTGACCGGGCAGGCGATCCCCAGGGATGTCGCTTCGGGCATGGCGATGGTGGATCAGTGGATCGAGGAAAAGGCAGGAGCCGACCTCGACGCGCTGTCCATGGCGATCGACGACCAGCGGGCCTTCCAGAAGCTGACCTCGGCCATGCTGGAGCATCTCCAGCTGGTCGATGCCGATACGCCGCCCGAAACCGACGACTCCGAGCCACAGGAAGAGGGCGAGGACGAGGAACAGCAGCAGGAAGACGGCGACTCCGGCGAGGACGAAGCAGGCGACAGCGACGCCTTCGCCGAAGCCCGCGCCGAGGATCAGGGCGGCGACACCGAGGAAGGCGAAACCGAATATAGCGACGAGTTCGACGCCGACAGCGATGAAGGCGCCGACGATATGGGCGAGGAAGGCATGATGCCGGTTCGCCCCAACCGTCCGATGGGCGATCTGCCGCCGGGTTTCGACTATAAGCCCTATACGCAGCTGCATGATGAAGTCGTGACTGCCGAGGATCTGTGCGACGAGGATGAGTTGCTGCGGTTGCGCGGCTTCCTCGACCAGCAGCTTGTCAGCTTGCAGGGGGCGGTGACGAAGCTCGCCAACCGCTTGCAGCGGCGGCTGATGGCGCAGCAGTCGCGGTCGTGGGACTTCGATCAGGAGGAAGGGCTGCTCGACGCGGCGCGGCTGGCGCGCATCGTGATCGATCCGACGCGCTCGCTGTCCTACAAGATCGAGCGGGATACCGAGTTCCGCGATACCGTGGTGACGCTGCTGATCGACAATTCAGGCTCGATGCGCGGGCGGCCGATCTCCATCGCGGCGATCAGCGCCGACATCATGGCGCGTACGCTGGAGCGGTGCGGCGTCAAGACCGAAATTCTGGGCTTCACCACCCGCGCGTGGAAGGGCGGACAAAGCCGTGAGGATTGGCTGGCGGCCGGTCGTCCGCCGATGCCGGGTCGGCTCAATGACCTGCGGCACATCGTCTACAAGAAGGCCGACGAACCCTGGCGCCGGGCGCGCAAGAATCTGGGCCTGATGATGCGCGAGGGGTTGCTCAAGGAGAATATCGACGGCGAGGCGCTGCTCTGGGCGCATAACCGGCTGATCGCGCGCAATGAGGAACGCCGCATCCTGATGGTGATCTCCGACGGCGCGCCGGTCGATGACAGCACCCTGTCGGTCAACAGCGGCACCTATCTGGAGCGGCATTTGCGGCAGGTGATCGAGTGGATCGAGAACCGCTCACCCGTGCAGCTTGTCGCCATCGGCATCGGCCATGACGTCACGCGCTATTATCGCCGCGCAGTGACCATCATGGATGCCGAACAGCTTGGCGGGACCATGGTGGAACAGCTCGCCGGACTGTTCGACGAAGATTAG
- a CDS encoding tyrosine-protein phosphatase produces the protein MSETISLSATRHGLPLGSAFNLRDFGGYATAEGRCVKRGVLYRSGTMALLTDADAEQLRSFGIKAICDFRRGNERTAEPTHWHGAEVDYFCRDYTESSGLLGEILKRDGATAEDMRATMIALYRDIPVDHAESYRAMFARIAEGRVPLLINCSAGKDRTGVGAALVLAALGVPRATIVQDYLLTNDHADWEWLLAQRNTLVARMRQARAETLRPLLVADAAYLDSLFAALDERHGGVDGYLADVLGVDAAARDAMRGMLLD, from the coding sequence GTGAGCGAGACGATTTCCCTGTCCGCAACACGCCATGGCCTGCCGCTCGGCAGCGCATTCAATCTGCGCGATTTCGGCGGCTATGCGACCGCGGAAGGGCGCTGCGTGAAGCGCGGGGTGCTCTATCGGTCGGGGACGATGGCGCTGCTGACCGACGCAGATGCGGAGCAGTTGCGATCCTTCGGCATCAAGGCGATCTGCGATTTTCGCCGGGGCAATGAACGCACCGCCGAACCGACGCACTGGCATGGGGCGGAGGTCGACTATTTCTGCCGCGACTATACGGAAAGCAGCGGCCTGCTGGGCGAGATATTGAAGCGTGACGGCGCGACGGCGGAGGATATGCGCGCCACGATGATCGCGCTCTACCGCGACATTCCCGTCGATCATGCCGAATCCTACCGCGCCATGTTCGCGCGGATCGCCGAGGGGCGGGTGCCGCTGTTGATCAACTGTTCGGCGGGCAAGGATCGCACCGGTGTCGGTGCGGCGCTGGTGCTGGCGGCGCTGGGCGTGCCGCGCGCCACGATCGTTCAGGATTATCTGTTGACCAACGACCATGCCGACTGGGAATGGCTGTTGGCGCAGCGCAATACGCTGGTCGCGCGGATGCGGCAGGCGAGGGCCGAGACGCTGAGGCCGCTGCTGGTCGCGGATGCCGCCTATCTCGACAGCCTGTTCGCCGCGCTGGATGAGCGTCATGGCGGCGTCGACGGCTATCTGGCCGATGTGCTGGGCGTGGACGCCGCGGCGCGGGACGCCATGCGCGGGATGCTGCTGGACTGA
- a CDS encoding OsmC family protein has product MIVVERISPEDTPHRISIRGHELTVDMTAPDGHDAGPDPHDLYDSALGACKAMTMLWYAQRNGIPVEGIHVGVVRDASQERKGVYRLTTRIALTGPLTEEQHDRLIAVAAKCPVHKLMSEVETQIETVAVPYVGEGERP; this is encoded by the coding sequence ATGATCGTCGTCGAACGCATCTCGCCCGAGGATACCCCTCATCGGATCAGCATTCGCGGCCATGAACTGACCGTCGATATGACGGCGCCGGACGGGCATGATGCCGGGCCGGACCCGCATGACCTGTATGATTCGGCTCTGGGTGCGTGCAAGGCGATGACCATGCTCTGGTATGCGCAGCGCAACGGCATCCCGGTCGAGGGCATCCATGTCGGCGTGGTTCGCGATGCCAGTCAGGAGCGCAAGGGCGTCTACAGGCTGACGACGCGCATCGCGCTGACCGGCCCGTTGACCGAGGAGCAGCATGACAGGCTGATCGCCGTGGCCGCCAAGTGCCCGGTGCACAAGCTGATGAGCGAGGTCGAGACGCAGATCGAAACCGTCGCCGTGCCTTATGTCGGTGAGGGCGAGCGGCCGTGA
- the cobS gene encoding cobaltochelatase subunit CobS has protein sequence MTDIPNVQPDTRAETLLAAPDREVDAREVFGIDVDMKIPAFSEADERVPDLDPAYVFDPDTTLAILAGFAYNRRVMVQGYHGTGKSSHIEQVAARLRWPCIRINLDAHISRIDLVGRDAIVLKEGQQVTEFREGLLPWALQRPVALVFDEYDAGRPDVMFVIQRVLETDGKMTLLDQNRVIRPNPHFRLFATANTVGLGDTTGLYHGTQQINQGQMDRWNLVVALNYLPAATEAQVVLAKSGEYDHEGGRKEVENMIKVAELTRQGFINGDISTVMSPRTVISWAQNALIFKNIGFAFRLSFLNKCDEAERALVAEYYQRVFGKDLPESVAHRAA, from the coding sequence ATGACCGACATCCCCAACGTCCAGCCCGATACCCGCGCCGAAACGCTGTTGGCTGCGCCCGACCGCGAAGTGGACGCGCGCGAAGTGTTCGGCATCGATGTCGACATGAAGATCCCGGCCTTTTCGGAGGCGGACGAGCGCGTGCCTGATCTCGATCCGGCCTATGTGTTCGACCCGGATACCACGCTCGCGATCCTGGCGGGCTTTGCCTATAATCGCCGCGTGATGGTGCAGGGCTATCACGGCACCGGCAAGTCGAGCCATATCGAACAGGTCGCCGCGCGCCTGCGCTGGCCGTGTATCCGCATCAATCTGGACGCGCATATCAGCCGTATCGATCTGGTCGGGCGTGACGCCATCGTGCTGAAGGAAGGCCAGCAGGTGACGGAATTCCGCGAAGGCCTGCTCCCCTGGGCGTTGCAGCGGCCCGTGGCGCTGGTGTTCGACGAATATGATGCCGGCCGTCCGGACGTGATGTTCGTGATCCAGCGCGTGCTGGAAACCGACGGCAAGATGACGCTGCTCGACCAGAATCGGGTCATCCGGCCGAACCCGCATTTCCGCCTGTTCGCGACCGCCAACACCGTGGGTCTGGGCGACACGACCGGCCTCTATCACGGCACGCAGCAGATCAACCAGGGCCAGATGGACCGCTGGAATCTGGTGGTGGCGCTGAACTATCTGCCCGCCGCGACCGAGGCGCAGGTGGTGCTGGCCAAGTCGGGCGAATATGATCATGAGGGCGGCCGCAAGGAAGTCGAGAATATGATCAAGGTGGCGGAGTTGACTCGCCAAGGGTTTATCAACGGCGATATTTCGACCGTCATGTCGCCCCGTACCGTGATCAGCTGGGCGCAGAATGCGCTGATCTTCAAGAATATCGGCTTTGCCTTCCGCCTGTCCTTCCTCAACAAATGCGATGAGGCGGAGAGGGCGCTGGTGGCCGAATATTATCAGCGCGTCTTCGGCAAGGACCTGCCCGAAAGCGTCGCCCACCGGGCGGCGTGA